The following are encoded in a window of Haliaeetus albicilla chromosome 1, bHalAlb1.1, whole genome shotgun sequence genomic DNA:
- the LOC104310965 gene encoding glycerol-3-phosphate acyltransferase 3 isoform X3 — MFLYFDYLTSLTRKWATIRIEKGVKKPQPQMLKSPAANGIIERDETPMEKEIAHLHRVDFEFSDIFYFCRKGFEAIVEDEVTQRFSSEELVSWNLLTRTNVNFHYISLRLTVVWVIGVIVRYCFLLPLRVTLAAIGITSMIVGTTMVGQLPNSSVKNYLSEVVHLTCSRILVRALSGTIHYHNKENKPQKGGICVANHTSPIDAIILTNDGCYAMVGQVHGGLMGVIQRATVKACPHVWFERSEIKDRHLVTKRLREHVADKSKLPILIFPEGTCINNTSVMMFKKGSFEIGGTIYPVAIKYDPQFGDAFWNSSKYNIVSYLLRLMTSWAIVCNVWYMPPMVRKEGEDAVQFANRVKSAIARQGGLTELPWDGGLKRAKVKDTFREEQQKNYSKMLVRNGSIGSLSTGTESD; from the exons TGGGCCACTATACGGATAGAAAAAGGTGTCAAAAAGCCACAGCCACAGATGCTAAAGTCTCCTGCTGCTAATG GTATCATTGAAAGAGATGAAACGCCTATGGAGAAAGAAATTGCCCATCTGCATCGAGTGGACTTTGAATTCTCTGACATATTCTACTTCTGCAGAAAAGGGTTTGAGGCCATCGTGGAAGATGAAGTCACCCAAAGGTTTTCCTCTGAAGAGCTGGTCTCCTGGAATCTCCTCACACGGACTAATGTCAATTTCCACTACATCAGCCTGAGGCTGACTGTTGTGTGGGTCATTGGGGTTATAGTGCGGTACTGCTTCCTGCTGCCCCTACG CGTTACCCTTGCTGCCATTGGGATTACCTCAATGATTGTGGGGACAACAATGGTAGGACAGCTGCCAAACAGCAG TGTGAAAAACTATCTGAGTGAAGTGGTCCACCTCACGTGCTCCCGCATCCTTGTCAGAGCTCTGTCTGGTACTATCCATTACCATAACAA GGAAAACAAACCTCAGAAAGGAGGAATTTGTGTTGCCAACCACACATCACCAATAGATGCGATCATTTTGACAAATGATGGATGCTATGCAATG GTTGGCCAGGTTCACGGTGGACTAATGGGAGTTATTCAGAGAGCCACAGTCAAGGCCTGTCCTCATGTCTGGTTTGAACGCTCGGAAATCAAAGACCGCCATCTAGTGACAAAAAG GCTCAGGGAACATGTGGCAGATAAAAGCAAACTCCCGATCTTAATTTTTCCAGAAG GCACCTGCATAAACAACACATCTGTGATGATGTTCAAGAAGGGGAGCTTTGAAATAGGAGGGACCATCTATCCTGTTGCAATCAAA TATGATCCTCAGTTTGGAGATGCATTCTGGAACAGCAGCAAGTATAACATTGTGAGCTATCTGCTGCGATTAATGACCAGCTGGGCCATTGTTTGCAATGTGTGGTACATGCCACCAATGGTTAGAAAG GAAGGTGAAGATGCTGTTCAGTTTGCCAACAGAGTGAAGTCAGCCATTGCTCGCCAAGGAGGACTGACTGAACTTCCCTG GGATGGAGGTCTGAAACGAGCGAAAGTCAAAGATACTTTCAgagaagaacagcaaaaaaactaCAGCAAGATGCTAGTGAGAAATGGATCAATAGGGAGTCTGTCTACAGGAACAGAGTCAGACTGA
- the LOC104310965 gene encoding glycerol-3-phosphate acyltransferase 3 isoform X2, protein MTSYANTRGMQYTRQTTCYYKTCIPHHWATIRIEKGVKKPQPQMLKSPAANGIIERDETPMEKEIAHLHRVDFEFSDIFYFCRKGFEAIVEDEVTQRFSSEELVSWNLLTRTNVNFHYISLRLTVVWVIGVIVRYCFLLPLRVTLAAIGITSMIVGTTMVGQLPNSSVKNYLSEVVHLTCSRILVRALSGTIHYHNKENKPQKGGICVANHTSPIDAIILTNDGCYAMVGQVHGGLMGVIQRATVKACPHVWFERSEIKDRHLVTKRLREHVADKSKLPILIFPEGTCINNTSVMMFKKGSFEIGGTIYPVAIKYDPQFGDAFWNSSKYNIVSYLLRLMTSWAIVCNVWYMPPMVRKEGEDAVQFANRVKSAIARQGGLTELPWDGGLKRAKVKDTFREEQQKNYSKMLVRNGSIGSLSTGTESD, encoded by the exons TGGGCCACTATACGGATAGAAAAAGGTGTCAAAAAGCCACAGCCACAGATGCTAAAGTCTCCTGCTGCTAATG GTATCATTGAAAGAGATGAAACGCCTATGGAGAAAGAAATTGCCCATCTGCATCGAGTGGACTTTGAATTCTCTGACATATTCTACTTCTGCAGAAAAGGGTTTGAGGCCATCGTGGAAGATGAAGTCACCCAAAGGTTTTCCTCTGAAGAGCTGGTCTCCTGGAATCTCCTCACACGGACTAATGTCAATTTCCACTACATCAGCCTGAGGCTGACTGTTGTGTGGGTCATTGGGGTTATAGTGCGGTACTGCTTCCTGCTGCCCCTACG CGTTACCCTTGCTGCCATTGGGATTACCTCAATGATTGTGGGGACAACAATGGTAGGACAGCTGCCAAACAGCAG TGTGAAAAACTATCTGAGTGAAGTGGTCCACCTCACGTGCTCCCGCATCCTTGTCAGAGCTCTGTCTGGTACTATCCATTACCATAACAA GGAAAACAAACCTCAGAAAGGAGGAATTTGTGTTGCCAACCACACATCACCAATAGATGCGATCATTTTGACAAATGATGGATGCTATGCAATG GTTGGCCAGGTTCACGGTGGACTAATGGGAGTTATTCAGAGAGCCACAGTCAAGGCCTGTCCTCATGTCTGGTTTGAACGCTCGGAAATCAAAGACCGCCATCTAGTGACAAAAAG GCTCAGGGAACATGTGGCAGATAAAAGCAAACTCCCGATCTTAATTTTTCCAGAAG GCACCTGCATAAACAACACATCTGTGATGATGTTCAAGAAGGGGAGCTTTGAAATAGGAGGGACCATCTATCCTGTTGCAATCAAA TATGATCCTCAGTTTGGAGATGCATTCTGGAACAGCAGCAAGTATAACATTGTGAGCTATCTGCTGCGATTAATGACCAGCTGGGCCATTGTTTGCAATGTGTGGTACATGCCACCAATGGTTAGAAAG GAAGGTGAAGATGCTGTTCAGTTTGCCAACAGAGTGAAGTCAGCCATTGCTCGCCAAGGAGGACTGACTGAACTTCCCTG GGATGGAGGTCTGAAACGAGCGAAAGTCAAAGATACTTTCAgagaagaacagcaaaaaaactaCAGCAAGATGCTAGTGAGAAATGGATCAATAGGGAGTCTGTCTACAGGAACAGAGTCAGACTGA
- the LOC104310965 gene encoding glycerol-3-phosphate acyltransferase 3 isoform X4, protein MEKEIAHLHRVDFEFSDIFYFCRKGFEAIVEDEVTQRFSSEELVSWNLLTRTNVNFHYISLRLTVVWVIGVIVRYCFLLPLRVTLAAIGITSMIVGTTMVGQLPNSSVKNYLSEVVHLTCSRILVRALSGTIHYHNKENKPQKGGICVANHTSPIDAIILTNDGCYAMVGQVHGGLMGVIQRATVKACPHVWFERSEIKDRHLVTKRLREHVADKSKLPILIFPEGTCINNTSVMMFKKGSFEIGGTIYPVAIKYDPQFGDAFWNSSKYNIVSYLLRLMTSWAIVCNVWYMPPMVRKEGEDAVQFANRVKSAIARQGGLTELPWDGGLKRAKVKDTFREEQQKNYSKMLVRNGSIGSLSTGTESD, encoded by the exons ATGGAGAAAGAAATTGCCCATCTGCATCGAGTGGACTTTGAATTCTCTGACATATTCTACTTCTGCAGAAAAGGGTTTGAGGCCATCGTGGAAGATGAAGTCACCCAAAGGTTTTCCTCTGAAGAGCTGGTCTCCTGGAATCTCCTCACACGGACTAATGTCAATTTCCACTACATCAGCCTGAGGCTGACTGTTGTGTGGGTCATTGGGGTTATAGTGCGGTACTGCTTCCTGCTGCCCCTACG CGTTACCCTTGCTGCCATTGGGATTACCTCAATGATTGTGGGGACAACAATGGTAGGACAGCTGCCAAACAGCAG TGTGAAAAACTATCTGAGTGAAGTGGTCCACCTCACGTGCTCCCGCATCCTTGTCAGAGCTCTGTCTGGTACTATCCATTACCATAACAA GGAAAACAAACCTCAGAAAGGAGGAATTTGTGTTGCCAACCACACATCACCAATAGATGCGATCATTTTGACAAATGATGGATGCTATGCAATG GTTGGCCAGGTTCACGGTGGACTAATGGGAGTTATTCAGAGAGCCACAGTCAAGGCCTGTCCTCATGTCTGGTTTGAACGCTCGGAAATCAAAGACCGCCATCTAGTGACAAAAAG GCTCAGGGAACATGTGGCAGATAAAAGCAAACTCCCGATCTTAATTTTTCCAGAAG GCACCTGCATAAACAACACATCTGTGATGATGTTCAAGAAGGGGAGCTTTGAAATAGGAGGGACCATCTATCCTGTTGCAATCAAA TATGATCCTCAGTTTGGAGATGCATTCTGGAACAGCAGCAAGTATAACATTGTGAGCTATCTGCTGCGATTAATGACCAGCTGGGCCATTGTTTGCAATGTGTGGTACATGCCACCAATGGTTAGAAAG GAAGGTGAAGATGCTGTTCAGTTTGCCAACAGAGTGAAGTCAGCCATTGCTCGCCAAGGAGGACTGACTGAACTTCCCTG GGATGGAGGTCTGAAACGAGCGAAAGTCAAAGATACTTTCAgagaagaacagcaaaaaaactaCAGCAAGATGCTAGTGAGAAATGGATCAATAGGGAGTCTGTCTACAGGAACAGAGTCAGACTGA